In Geoalkalibacter sp., the following are encoded in one genomic region:
- a CDS encoding BCAM0308 family protein, with protein MQKDVRKFGISDKRGRTKTSEDPYVPEAGLREPAICESCNALYRNRRWQMDAEGAAAESANPQVQRVTCPACQKIAERYAEGVVTLRGRYLWEHEEEIRNILRNEENRAMAKNPLQRIMRMEREGDELIIETTEEKLAEHLGRALHSAHQGELSVTWSKEHSLCRVNWERLQ; from the coding sequence ATGCAAAAGGATGTGAGAAAATTCGGCATCAGCGACAAGCGCGGTCGGACCAAGACCAGCGAGGATCCCTATGTTCCCGAGGCCGGGCTCAGGGAACCGGCCATCTGCGAAAGCTGCAACGCCCTGTATCGCAACCGGCGCTGGCAGATGGATGCGGAAGGCGCGGCGGCCGAAAGCGCCAACCCGCAGGTGCAGCGGGTCACCTGCCCGGCCTGCCAGAAGATCGCCGAACGCTACGCCGAGGGCGTGGTCACCCTGCGCGGCCGCTACCTCTGGGAACACGAGGAGGAAATCCGCAACATCCTGCGCAACGAGGAAAACCGGGCCATGGCCAAGAATCCCCTGCAGCGCATCATGCGCATGGAGCGCGAGGGCGACGAGCTGATCATCGAAACCACCGAGGAGAAGCTCGCCGAACATCTCGGGCGCGCCCTGCACAGCGCCCATCAGGGTGAACTTTCCGTGACCTGGAGCAAGGAACACAGCCTGTGCCGGGTCAACTGGGAACGGCTCCAGTAG
- a CDS encoding archease, which produces MGRYRLLEHTADIGLEAWGESREELFIQAALALREVIFGQVAVRETRPLELTLSGGDDAELLVNWLGELLFHFECRHLVPAGFILEFSGGELRARVQGEDFDPARHPVEREVKAVTHHQVLVEQTAQGWHGRVYLDL; this is translated from the coding sequence ATGGGCCGCTACCGCCTGCTGGAACATACCGCCGATATCGGCCTGGAGGCCTGGGGCGAAAGCCGCGAGGAGCTTTTCATCCAGGCGGCCCTGGCGCTGCGCGAGGTGATCTTCGGCCAGGTCGCGGTGCGCGAAACGCGCCCCCTCGAACTGACCCTGAGCGGCGGCGACGACGCGGAGCTGCTGGTCAACTGGCTGGGGGAGCTGCTTTTTCATTTCGAGTGTCGGCACCTCGTGCCGGCTGGGTTTATACTGGAGTTCAGCGGTGGGGAGCTGCGCGCCCGGGTGCAGGGCGAGGATTTCGACCCCGCGCGCCACCCCGTCGAGCGCGAAGTCAAGGCCGTCACCCACCATCAGGTGCTGGTGGAGCAAACGGCGCAGGGCTGGCACGGGCGGGTGTATCTGGATCTTTAG